The DNA segment TCgaacccacaaacacacacacacacggcgtcATGGTGGCCGTCATGGCGACCATTATCTGATTAATTTCCCGCATCCTTATATAAACGTAAATCAAGTAAACCTCCCGAAGTACCCGTAGCGCCCCGGTGGAATGTGCCACCACGGTTTCCATCCGCTCCGTGTCGCGGTGAGACGGCACCATGCTCGCACGAACGGTTCGACCGAACGATCGCACAACGAGCGGCAAATATCGTTTCCCGATTCTTATCCTACAGCCATGGCATCTTGCCTCCATCCAGAACGGATGGGGAGCGCTTCATACAGATCTTTGCCTACCCGCGCCGACCAGCCTATCGAACGGGCAGCCGAATGCGACCCCCAGGGCTAATGCAGACGCGTTGCAGCTTCGCATTAATCGCCAACAGCAAACACGTTACCATTCGTTGCTACCCTGTTGCAAAACGCAGACTCCCACTTCTCCCGCACACAGTTCGCTGTTGCTGGTTTTGTTATTctgttttattgaaaattcgCTTTCTTACAGCACCCAGCAGGCTGTGCGGCTGCCTGCTTTGAAGTTTGTGGTTTTTGCACGCATTCGCTCGCCCCATCCTCGCAACAGGATGCAATTTTGCTAAAAGGGAGTTAGCATCGCGCGCAGTAGGAGCGGACGGTTAAGATGCAGTTTCCCCGATGGCGCCAATCGCCACACAATAGACGATTATTGCCCACCTACCACCGAGATTGAACGAAttcaatgcaaatgaaaattttcttttaaatttacaTTCAACGCTCTTCTGCGCTAGATGAAACGGTGACTCATCCAACCTCAGACGATGCTGCCGGAAAACTCAGACCTTCGTGCGTTCGTAATCCCAATGCACACAGCCAACCTCCATTCTAATTTGTAAGCCATTTGTTCGTGTGCCTTTGAGCTTTGAGCACTGCCGCGGACCAAATCTTCCCAAATGATCTTATAATGTGCACCGAAAAAGAATCACTTCCCGCCGCACAGCATTAGTTAAATGGGGCGAAGATAAACGCCCATAGACCGACCAGACCTGCGCGAGATAAGTAAAGCGACAATTGATCATGCGCTCTGCGTTCCTCCGATGCAAGATGTGATCTTACAACGTTTCTACTTTTTTCGAGGGTTCGAGGGTGAACCATTAACTATTTTAGGGAGGAATTTAGAAAACGAATGAGTCACCGGGCACGGACGGTTCCTCGGGTGAATGGAACGCTATGACCGTTTTAAGTACgactttgttttgttttactttattaaTAAGAATACTTCCACACACAGTCTTCCCCAAGCTCGCTATCTAACCGTCTGTACAGTGCGTTTGAAATGTAGCTAGTGTTTACCTTTCTACTGCTATTTCCTAGGCGTTCGCTTAACTCTAGTTTGTATTTGGCACACGACGACACGGACATGACACTTCTTTCGACTGTCACCTGAAGTAACTCCACTAGAGGTCGATTTTGATTGACCTTGCACACCTAATTTCCCGACCGCTCGGCCACCGCCGTACTGGTAATGACGCTCGTAATCTCTCCATTCGCACCACGGCTGCTATCCATCGACACTGGTACACTGTTGATCGGAGTTgaatagaaagaaagaaaatgttagCAAAGGTTGTTCACTTTTCCAAAAGACACCCGTATTTGCAGTTCCCCCCTGGACGATACCTACGATATTGGTATGTGGCGTGCTAGATTACCCTGAACGGGCGCAAGATGCGGGGACGagttaccaccaccaccaccaccaccactaccactgcCACCCCCTCCACCGGGTGCTCCGGGTGAGCTGTCCACGTACCGCGGGTCCTGCCCCGGCGAGCTGGTGTGCAGCTCCATCGGCTGGGACGTCTGCACCAGATGGGACTGAGGCGCGTTCAGTAGCTTTGGTTCGGTCGCGATCGAGTGATACTGGGACGGTATCATCGAAGGTAGTAGCTTGCCTGCAAAACACGACACTGTTAGATTGCACTCCAATCCCTCCCGCACGGCAATCGAATCCCTTACCCGTCGTAAGCCCGTTCATCGGTTGAATCTGTTGACTAGATTTTGGTTTGCGCTTGCGCGTCTGGATGCCGTCCTTCTTCATCGTGAGCGGGCGGTTAACGCTGTGCAGTTTGTAGTACAGCCCGCACGCATTGCACACCGGATCGCCCTGATTGTTCCGGCGCCACAGCGTGGTCGTGgtggtttgacagttggcaCAGGTCACGCCCGAACGGCGGTTCCCTTGGGCGGGTGGTGTTTTCTAAAATCAACAGCAAAACGATCATCATCTACTCGTGCCGTGCGATCGTAGGCCAGTAGCTGCCGAAAACCATCTCAACCACTTACCACAGTTTGTTTGGCTTTCTGCGACCGGTTGGGCGGTCGGTTCGTGCCCGGATTCTGTCTCGTGTACAGGGCGCACGCATTGCACAGCGTGTGACCGACGATGTCCCGCCGCCAGAGCGGTGTGTCGGAGCTGCCACAGTTGACGCATTCACGGTGTTCCGGTGGCGCTGCCAGCTGCGGATCGTACGCATCGTTCAGCGAGCTGATCTGCCAGCTATGCTGCCCGTTCGTCGCGTACTCGCCCACGTTACCGCCCGCATTGTCCATCACGATCGTGCCAGTAAAGTTCTGTGGATGGGAAGAAGCTGGGTTAGATCGCTACTGAAGCCTCTCTGTCGAGCTACTTACAGTGTTGTAGTCTACGCCCGCTCCATTCCAGTAGCCCGGATAGATCTGTTGCGCACCGGGCGAGCTACTGCTGTGCCCGGTCGCATTTTCGTACATGTTCTGCGTGCCCGGCAGCGACGGCGTGTAGTGTATCTGCTTGGTGATGATCGACGACGAGGTAAGCGTCGGATCGCCCTTGTACAGGACTGGGTTCGGGCTCGGCGAATGGTAGTAGATCGTCTCTTTCTGGGGCAGAAACGTGGTGTAGTTGCCGGTCGCGTACCCGTCCGACGCGATGTAGTAGTTCTGGGGCGAGGCGAGCGTGTGCACCGGTTCCAGGTTGGTGTAGTGCGTCTTCGCATCGACCGTCCCTTCGGCGACCTGCTGCACCTGCTCACCGCCCGGTGCGGAGCCGGGCTCGTGCGTTTCGTACACCTGTATGGTTTGCTGGTGCGGCTGGGCCTGCACCTGAATCGTCGTGCCGGACTGGGTGGCCACCGCGACACTCGACGGATGCTGGGAAACCTGTGGCAGAGATGATGCAGAGGGAAATCATGATTAGCAAGATCTGCACGGGAAATGCATTCACGAATGTCGTACCGCTTCTATCGTCTGATGTACCTGTGCCGACTGTGCGTGTACGTGGTGATGGGTTTGATGTCCCGGCACCATCCCATGGCCGTGGTgcggatgatggtgatggtgggcaTGGTGCGGATGGTGCGACACGTGCGGATGTCCCGAGCCGGTGGAATGTAGAGTTGACGAGAGCGGCAGTCCGCCGGGCGGCTGCTGATAGATATACCGCGAGTGCGGATGGTACTTGACGTCCTCGTACCGGTTCACGTACCGCACCGGTTCCTCGCCGTCGTTCTTGTACTCCACGAAGATGGTTTGCGTCTGCACCGGTATGATGGTAGTTTCTGGCgggttgttgttattgttgttggctgctgctgtggccGCCGCTAAAGCCGCTTCCTTTTCGATCATCTCCCGCTTGACGACCTGTACGCTTGAGGCTTGAACGGCAGTAGCGGCCGAGCTTACCACCACACCCTGCTGATGCTCCTGGCTGGTGGTATGCGTCGGCTCGTAGCTATACCCGTGCTGCTCCACACCGCCCGCCGACTGTACCGCTTGGTGATGGTACTCGACCGCATCGTAATCCGATGACTCGTTCGGTGGTTCCTGTCCTTCTGTGATTTCCCTGCAAAAACGCGCACTGACTTAGTAATCGCGTTCTCTAGTGGACAAGCCACCAGTTCAAGATCTGTCCACTCACCTTATCTGGCCCGTGGTCGTGATCATGCGCTGCTTGTGCTGGTTGATGATCACCGCCGTCTGCTGGCCGGGCGAGCTGCGTTCCGTGTGTAGTTCCGAGTTCACAATCATCCCATCCACCGGTACGTCGGTGAGGGTATGCGATGCTTGTGACACGCTTACCGGCTGATGAGCAACTGGCTGATGCACGCTGGACGTCACTTCCGAACTGGGCGTCTGGTCCTCTCCCTTGGGCTCGTTCGTCGCTTCCATCTGCAAAGAAGCGGAGCGGAATGGTTCGAATCGTAAAGccatgcaaaaacaaaaccaatcccAACTTCCAGCCGAGGAAGTACCGTCGTGAGTCATAGCTCATCCTCTCAAAACAGCGGTAGGGTGAAGCTGGTGAATGTATTTCAAAAAAGGGGCTCGTCGCTACACCCACCA comes from the Anopheles coluzzii chromosome 2, AcolN3, whole genome shotgun sequence genome and includes:
- the LOC120949898 gene encoding transcription factor GATA-3-like isoform X5 — encoded protein: MEATNEPKGEDQTPSSEVTSSVHQPVAHQPVSVSQASHTLTDVPVDGMIVNSELHTERSSPGQQTAVIINQHKQRMITTTGQIREITEGQEPPNESSDYDAVEYHHQAVQSAGGVEQHGYSYEPTHTTSQEHQQGVVVSSAATAVQASSVQVVKREMIEKEAALAAATAAANNNNNNPPETTIIPVQTQTIFVEYKNDGEEPVRYVNRYEDVKYHPHSRYIYQQPPGGLPLSSTLHSTGSGHPHVSHHPHHAHHHHHPHHGHGMVPGHQTHHHVHAQSAQVHQTIEAVSQHPSSVAVATQSGTTIQVQAQPHQQTIQVYETHEPGSAPGGEQVQQVAEGTVDAKTHYTNLEPVHTLASPQNYYIASDGYATGNYTTFLPQKETIYYHSPSPNPVLYKGDPTLTSSSIITKQIHYTPSLPGTQNMYENATGHSSSSPGAQQIYPGYWNGAGVDYNTNFTGTIVMDNAGGNVGEYATNGQHSWQISSLNDAYDPQLAAPPEHRECVNCGSSDTPLWRRDIVGHTLCNACALYTRQNPGTNRPPNRSQKAKQTVKTPPAQGNRRSGVTCANCQTTTTTLWRRNNQGDPVCNACGLYYKLHSVNRPLTMKKDGIQTRKRKPKSSQQIQPMNGLTTGKLLPSMIPSQYHSIATEPKLLNAPQSHLVQTSQPMELHTSSPGQDPRYVDSSPGAPGGGGGSGSGGGGGGGNSSPHLAPVQGNLARHIPISVPVSMDSSRGANGEITSVITSTAVAERSGN
- the LOC120949898 gene encoding uncharacterized protein LOC120949898 isoform X2 gives rise to the protein MAVSSDSKCVGVAVSCPQSGPVPSTAVTSVSASTTTVGGAMVSGGPVAMVDPAAPSAPPLNEPSDDAATKMEATNEPKGEDQTPSSEVTSSVHQPVAHQPVSVSQASHTLTDVPVDGMIVNSELHTERSSPGQQTAVIINQHKQRMITTTGQIREITEGQEPPNESSDYDAVEYHHQAVQSAGGVEQHGYSYEPTHTTSQEHQQGVVVSSAATAVQASSVQVVKREMIEKEAALAAATAAANNNNNNPPETTIIPVQTQTIFVEYKNDGEEPVRYVNRYEDVKYHPHSRYIYQQPPGGLPLSSTLHSTGSGHPHVSHHPHHAHHHHHPHHGHGMVPGHQTHHHVHAQSAQVSQHPSSVAVATQSGTTIQVQAQPHQQTIQVYETHEPGSAPGGEQVQQVAEGTVDAKTHYTNLEPVHTLASPQNYYIASDGYATGNYTTFLPQKETIYYHSPSPNPVLYKGDPTLTSSSIITKQIHYTPSLPGTQNMYENATGHSSSSPGAQQIYPGYWNGAGVDYNTNFTGTIVMDNAGGNVGEYATNGQHSWQISSLNDAYDPQLAAPPEHRECVNCGSSDTPLWRRDIVGHTLCNACALYTRQNPGTNRPPNRSQKAKQTVKTPPAQGNRRSGVTCANCQTTTTTLWRRNNQGDPVCNACGLYYKLHSVNRPLTMKKDGIQTRKRKPKSSQQIQPMNGLTTGKLLPSMIPSQYHSIATEPKLLNAPQSHLVQTSQPMELHTSSPGQDPRYVDSSPGAPGGGGGSGSGGGGGGGNSSPHLAPVQGNLARHIPISVPVSMDSSRGANGEITSVITSTAVAERSGN
- the LOC120949898 gene encoding transcription factor GATA-3-like isoform X4 yields the protein MAVSSDSKCVGVAMEATNEPKGEDQTPSSEVTSSVHQPVAHQPVSVSQASHTLTDVPVDGMIVNSELHTERSSPGQQTAVIINQHKQRMITTTGQIREITEGQEPPNESSDYDAVEYHHQAVQSAGGVEQHGYSYEPTHTTSQEHQQGVVVSSAATAVQASSVQVVKREMIEKEAALAAATAAANNNNNNPPETTIIPVQTQTIFVEYKNDGEEPVRYVNRYEDVKYHPHSRYIYQQPPGGLPLSSTLHSTGSGHPHVSHHPHHAHHHHHPHHGHGMVPGHQTHHHVHAQSAQVHQTIEAVSQHPSSVAVATQSGTTIQVQAQPHQQTIQVYETHEPGSAPGGEQVQQVAEGTVDAKTHYTNLEPVHTLASPQNYYIASDGYATGNYTTFLPQKETIYYHSPSPNPVLYKGDPTLTSSSIITKQIHYTPSLPGTQNMYENATGHSSSSPGAQQIYPGYWNGAGVDYNTNFTGTIVMDNAGGNVGEYATNGQHSWQISSLNDAYDPQLAAPPEHRECVNCGSSDTPLWRRDIVGHTLCNACALYTRQNPGTNRPPNRSQKAKQTVKTPPAQGNRRSGVTCANCQTTTTTLWRRNNQGDPVCNACGLYYKLHSVNRPLTMKKDGIQTRKRKPKSSQQIQPMNGLTTGKLLPSMIPSQYHSIATEPKLLNAPQSHLVQTSQPMELHTSSPGQDPRYVDSSPGAPGGGGGSGSGGGGGGGNSSPHLAPVQGNLARHIPISVPVSMDSSRGANGEITSVITSTAVAERSGN
- the LOC120949898 gene encoding box A-binding factor-like isoform X1, whose product is MAVSSDSKCVGVAVSCPQSGPVPSTAVTSVSASTTTVGGAMVSGGPVAMVDPAAPSAPPLNEPSDDAATKMEATNEPKGEDQTPSSEVTSSVHQPVAHQPVSVSQASHTLTDVPVDGMIVNSELHTERSSPGQQTAVIINQHKQRMITTTGQIREITEGQEPPNESSDYDAVEYHHQAVQSAGGVEQHGYSYEPTHTTSQEHQQGVVVSSAATAVQASSVQVVKREMIEKEAALAAATAAANNNNNNPPETTIIPVQTQTIFVEYKNDGEEPVRYVNRYEDVKYHPHSRYIYQQPPGGLPLSSTLHSTGSGHPHVSHHPHHAHHHHHPHHGHGMVPGHQTHHHVHAQSAQVHQTIEAVSQHPSSVAVATQSGTTIQVQAQPHQQTIQVYETHEPGSAPGGEQVQQVAEGTVDAKTHYTNLEPVHTLASPQNYYIASDGYATGNYTTFLPQKETIYYHSPSPNPVLYKGDPTLTSSSIITKQIHYTPSLPGTQNMYENATGHSSSSPGAQQIYPGYWNGAGVDYNTNFTGTIVMDNAGGNVGEYATNGQHSWQISSLNDAYDPQLAAPPEHRECVNCGSSDTPLWRRDIVGHTLCNACALYTRQNPGTNRPPNRSQKAKQTVKTPPAQGNRRSGVTCANCQTTTTTLWRRNNQGDPVCNACGLYYKLHSVNRPLTMKKDGIQTRKRKPKSSQQIQPMNGLTTGKLLPSMIPSQYHSIATEPKLLNAPQSHLVQTSQPMELHTSSPGQDPRYVDSSPGAPGGGGGSGSGGGGGGGNSSPHLAPVQGNLARHIPISVPVSMDSSRGANGEITSVITSTAVAERSGN
- the LOC120949898 gene encoding box A-binding factor-like isoform X3 → MAVSSDSKCVGVAVSCPQSGPVPSTAVTSVSASTTTVGGAMVSGGPVAMVDPAAPSAPPLNEPSDDAATKMEATNEPKGEDQTPSSEVTSSVHQPVAHQPVSVSQASHTLTDVPVDGMIVNSELHTERSSPGQQTAVIINQHKQRMITTTGQIREITEGQEPPNESSDYDAVEYHHQAVQSAGGVEQHGYSYEPTHTTSQEHQQGVVVSSAATAVQASSVQVVKREMIEKEAALAAATAAANNNNNNPPETTIIPVQTQTIFVEYKNDGEEPVRYVNRYEDVKYHPHSRYIYQQPPGGLPLSSTLHSTGSGHPHVSHHPHHAHHHHHPHHGHGMVPGHQTHHHVHAQSAQVHQTIEAVSQHPSSVAVATQSGTTIQVQAQPHQQTIQVYETHEPGSAPGGEQVQQVAEGTVDAKTHYTNLEPVHTLASPQNYYIASDGYATGNYTTFLPQKETIYYHSPSPNPVLYKGDPTLTSSSIITKQIHYTPSLPGTQNMYENATGHSSSSPGAQQIYPGYWNGAGVDYNTNFTGTIVMDNAGGNVGEYATNGQHSWQISSLNDAYDPQLAAPPEHRECVNCGSSDTPLWRRDIVGHTLCNACALYTRQNPGTNRPPNRSQKAKQTVKTPPAQGNRRSGVTCANCQTTTTTLWRRNNQGDPVCNACGLYYKLHSVNRPLTMKKDGIQTRKRKPKSSQQIQPMNGLTTGKLLPSMIPSQYHSIATEPKLLNAPQSHLVQTSQPMELHTSSPGQDPRYVDSSPGAPGGGGGSGSGGGGGGGNSSPHLAPVQGNLARHIPIS